A window from Triticum aestivum cultivar Chinese Spring chromosome 6D, IWGSC CS RefSeq v2.1, whole genome shotgun sequence encodes these proteins:
- the LOC123143752 gene encoding uncharacterized protein, protein MSSTSCLAPLAPRLPCGRVRLPPPSAAAERPSLRFKPRGAAPTKGWSLVHISCFRQDQDVSTTSDDGTGFKCNEQAEISGDPDLKEEDGGSPNTDAQSYVNGDWSVRAQKIKENLQETIFRFWNGRWAVPWTGQTIAQVMFLWIATFWLVGSWIVPFLAHAAGFSKETLTHRGQALYSLVTDITEGLAGIAILHQCLGRFRPLPPGWFEFKLKGRWHWDVALGCLLFPLVNLLSHINISLVHMSSGPVAGVSSVEQSIVARDPVAMALYAVVVTVCAPIWEEIVFRGFLLPSLTRYMPLPWSILLSAAAFALAHFNVQRVLPLIFLGVVMGGVFARSRNLLASMVLHSLWNGFVFLDLMK, encoded by the exons ATGTCGTCCACCTCCTGCCTAGCCCCTCTCGCTCCGCGGCTCCCCTGCGGTAGGGTTAGGCtcccgcctccctccgccgccgccgagagGCCATCACTCAGATTTAAGCCTCGCGGGGCTGCTCCCACCAAG GGATGGAGCCTGGTTCACATCTCGTGCTTCAGGCAGGATCAGGACGTGTCAACAACATCTGATGATGGCACCGGCTTCAAGTGCAATGAGCAGGCAGAGATCTCAGGGGATCCTGATCTGAAGGAGGAAGACGGTGGAAGCCCCAACACGGATGCTCAGAGTTATGTAAATGGAGACTGGTCTGTTAGAGCGCAGAAG ATAAAGGAAAATCTACAGGAAACAATATTCAGATTTTGGAATGGGCGCTGGGCGGTACCTTGGACTGGACAAACAATTGCCCAG GTCATGTTTTTGTGGATTGCGACATTTTGGCTTGTGGGCTCCTGGATAGTGCCATTCTTGGCTCACGCTGCTGGCTTTAGCAAGGAAACATTGACGCACAGAGGACAAGCATTATACAGCCTCGTGACGGACATAACTGAAGGCCTTGCTGGGATCGCTATCCTTCACCAGTGCCTTGGTAGATTCCGTCCCCTTCCTCCAGGCTGGTTTGAGTTCAAATTAAAGGGCAGATGGCATTGGGATGTAGCGTTGGGGTGCCTGTTATTCCCACTGGTGAATTTGCTTTCTCACATCAACATCAGCCTAGTTCATATGTCATCAGGGCCAGTCGCCGGGGTATCCAGTGTAGAGCAATCCATTGTGGCCCGTGACCCGGTGGCAATGGCCTTGTATGCAGTGGTAGTCACTGTATGTGCACCTATATGGGAAGAGATTGTATTCCGTGGTTTCCTTCTCCCATCTCTAACACGATACATGCCCCTTCCGTGGTCGATCCTGCTAAGTGCCGCGGCGTTTGCGCTGGCGCACTTCAACGTGCAAAGGGTGTTGCCGTTGATATTTCTCGGGGTTGTGATGGGAGGCGTCTTTGCCAGATCACGCAACCTATTGGCATCGATGGTGCTTCATAGCCTTTGGAACGGTTTTGTATTCCTGGATTTGATGAAATGA
- the LOC123143753 gene encoding nuclear pore complex protein NUP160 — protein MATATSTSCRIAGTEVPITGSDKLRWIDLTVPSPPSPAPASPADPFVSVPPRAASGCHVVSSGRDSQRYLAWRIHEEHQNVLEVIELCALKEFPSSGLRLVFQEALCPFAFMCESEGARRGESVYLLYVLTISGVAILCNLRSPFSYVSGSILSQNDIVGFNLQTHIQSAKVTAVKAKPGCLVIGRQDGSICCYSLGKLAPSSPGFSNELRDDAGIGRLWTLMSRTKALGPVQDIDTATVNERELLFVLHLDGSLRVWDISSQTKLVNYNVHLDDFEGQPSRLWVGEADDDQELISLAVLHQGTMVPACDHIGVYAFSFGAGERFLLSPEPSVSAVPLLEGKIVDLKISTEKLWILKEVGPMLYEIVQYNSDSEEICSYVLQEDAISEQMFQSSESALDDLVWTADSVFSSMKEHSFSFISSMFLRRLLQPGVNHCSALRETLLEYKRFLSDSEFQSLTTSGLRKEILSIIEQEGSSQVASSTVYHWKKFSARYLHNWCWNNRPYGLLLDTNSEVFGLIRKGSFSLFRCLEGVEQLIYGSSDDLGNFIGLGMKLSNDTDGETLIEVLRCMGHINHLLGRSSAAIYYESLISSVISPDEVTSQILKILESGFSPQSSSPLITLLGTDAYVERRQTAHKSQRKFSVEMLLSFHKLQSRSTSWSAVFDVIDKFMKCLDTKVTIQEFELRRLCNVNSALVVQATSQVARTMFEAAFDLFLFLSYLVGVGGQVSLLQSDAARIKLQLFPMIQDILGRWIVLHFVGISPTTPPTIEDFSYQLSSLQLGIADELSLHRKLGSSDFTLACLLDFPKSAEGDDLSPCFPSPTEVINLVRRFSSSIMCRNSVDRVDSFLGSTINLAAVLIRHGQYEAAQNLLGILETYLGYARASQTDQDTDIACLARLHLSGFCLLMLAHDEANIVLRESKVQEAIRCFFRAASGQEAPKALKKFSSETGFQISGECRSISLWRLHYYEWAMQIFEQNSMREGACQFALAALEQVDSIVDLDNGSEVEDLPETTAMIKGRLWANVFKYSLDLKNFRDAYCAIISNPDDDSKYVCLRRFIIVLCELGETKVICNGEIPFTGLVEKVEQELFWKAERSDLSSKPNLYKVLYSFEAYRNNWRKAAGCMYRYFVRLSREGEAGGGRQLTHVLQEKLHALSTAINSLQLVEPSCAWLDSICEADDQISPSKKPRNLLMENSAFGTDSELSTLQFCVDIEILEKEYTLTEALYMLSTVNSKSKFSESYSIEALTDILVNENLYDLAFTIVLKFWKESGMKRELERVFAAIAQQCCPNRVGNSGRNLTDTQQLLLLPSSEDDGWDGNSKTIAVAHQVQGSCQWETLELYLDKYKDLHPRLPVIVAETLLYTDPEIELPLWLIQMFKTTKGGNRMISWGMSGKEADPAALFRLYTNYGRHTEAASLLVEYLDSFASSRPMDVLHRKKMSAAWFPYTTVERFWCQLEEMQSFGHSADQCDRLKKLLHGALMNHLQQVVVDSEDILSSVGGGQGAESQSS, from the exons ATGGCCACCGCGACCTCTACCTCCTGCAGGATAGCGGGCACCGAGGTCCCCATCACGGGCTCGGACAAGCTGCGGTGGATCGACCTCACGGTCCCCTCACCCCCCTCCCCAGCGCCGGCGAGCCCCGCCGACCCATTCGTCTCCGTGCCCCCGCGCGCCGCCTCGGGGTGCCACGTCGTGTCCTCCGGCCGCGACTCCCAACGCTACCTCGCCTG GAGGATTCACGAAGAACACCAAAATGTGCTAGAGGTCATTGAACTCTGTGCTTTGAAGGAGTTCCCAAGCTCTGGGCTGCGTTTGGTATTCCAGGAGGCGCTATGTCCATTCGCTTTTATGTGTGAAAGTGAG GGTGCCAGGCGAGGCGAGTCTGTATATCTGCTATATGTGCTCACTATTTCTGGAGTTGCTATTCTGTGCAACTTGCGCAGCCCATTTTCCTATGTATCTGGTTCAATACTGTCTCAAAATGACATAGTTGGATTTAATCTTCAAACCCACATACAGAGTGCTAAGGTTACAGCTGTTAAAGCGAAGCCAGGATGTCTAGTAATTGGGCGGCAAGATGGGTCAATCTGCTGTTACAGTCTTGGCAAATTAGCTCCTAGTTCACCAG GTTTCTCTAATGAGCTCCGTGATGATGCTGGAATCGGGCGTTTGTGGACTCTCATGTCGAG AACAAAGGCTCTGGGGCCTGTACAAGATATTGACACAGCTACTGTAAATGAGAGGGAGTTGTTATTTGTTCTTCATCTGGATGGAAGTTTGCGTGTCTGGGATATTTCTAGTCAGACGAAACTTGTTAATTATAACGTTCACTTGGATGATTTTGAAG GGCAACCCTCTAGGCTATGGGTTGGTGAGGCTGATGATGATCAAGAGCTGATATCCTTGGCTGTTCTGCACCAAGGGACTATG GTTCCAGCTTGTGATCATATTGGTGTATATGCCTTCAGTTTTGGTGCTGGCGAAAGATTCTTGTTGTCTCCTGAACCTTCGGTTTCTGCTGTACCTTTGCTAGAG GGAAAGATCGTTGATTTGAAAATAAGCACGGAAAAGCTTTGGATACTTAAAGAAGTTGGACCAATGCTCTATGAAATAGTGCAGTATAACTCTGATAG CGAGGAAATATGTTCATATGTGCTACAAGAAGACGCTATCAGTGAGCAAATGTTCCAAAGTTCTGAGAGTGCATTGGACGATTTGGTTTGGACTGCTGATTCAGTATTCTCATCTATGAAG GAGCATAGTTTCAGTTTTATCTCATCCATGTTTCTGCGGAGGCTGCTGCAACCAGGAGTGAACCACTGTTCTGCTCTCCGCGAAACCTTATTGGAGTACAAAAGGTTTCTATCTGATTCTGAGTTTCAGTCGCTTACAACTAGTGGGCTACGGAAAGAAATATTATCCATTATAGAACAAGAG GGAAGTTCACAGGTTGCAAGTTCTACTGTTTATCACTGGAAGAAGTTTTCTGCACGGTATCTCCACAACTGGTGCTGGAATAATAGGCCATATGGGCTGCTTCTTGATACGAACAGTGAAGTGTTTGGTTTAATTAGAAAGGGTTCATTTTCTCTCTTCCGTTGTCTGGAGGGTGTGGAGCAACTTATTTATG GTTCCTCTGATGACTTGGGAAATTTCATTGGCCTCGGGATGAAATTATCGAATGATACTGACGGTGAAACCCTTATTGAAGTTCTCAGGTGCATGGGCCATATAAACCATTTGCTTGGGAGATCTTCTGCTGCAATATATTACGAGTCCCTCATCAGTTCTGTTATATCACCAGATGAAGTTACTTCTCAGATATTAAAGATTCTAGAGAGTGGGTTCAGTCCTCAATCTTCGTCGCCCCTCATTACATTGCTTGGAACGGATGCTTATGTAGAAAGAAGGCAGACGGCTCACAAAAGCCAAAGGAAGTTTTCTGTTGAGATGCTACTATCTTTCCATAAGTTGCAATCAAGATCCACATCCTGGTCGGCTGTATTTGATGTGATTGATAAGTTCATGAAGTGTTTGGACACAAAGGTCACTATACAAGAGTTTGAATTGAGAAGACTTTGTAATGTAAATTCTGCCTTAGTGGTTCAGGCTACTTCACAGGTTGCAAGAACCATGTTTGAGGCTGCTTTTGATCTATTTCTGTTCCTCAGTTATTTGGTTGGTGTCGGTGGGCAG GTCTCCTTGCTGCAAAGCGATGCTGCTAGAATCAAACTGCAGTTGTTTCCAATGATTCAAGACATATTGGGACGGTGGATCGTTCTCCATTTTGTGGGAATTTCGCCAACCACACCACCAACCATCGAGGATTTCAGCTATCAACTTTCTTCCCTCCAGCTAG GTATAGCCGATGAGCTGTCTTTGCACAGAAAGCTTGGCTCCTCTGATTTTACATTGGCTTGTTTGCTTGATTTTCCTAAATCTGCGGAAGGGGATGATCTGTCACCTTGTTTTCCTAGTCCAACCGAGGTGATCAACTTGGTCAGGAGGTTTAGCAGTTCGATTATGTGCAGAAATAGTGTTGACCGTGTAGACAGCTTCTTGGGTTCCACAATAAATCTGGCAGCAGTTCTCATCCGACATGGTCAATATGAAGCTGCTCAG AATCTGCTGGGCATTCTTGAAACATACTTGGGCTATGCGAGAGCATCCCAAACTGATCAGGATACTGATATTGCATGTTTGGCTCGCCTACATCTCAGTGGATTTTGCCTTTTGATGCTTGCACATGATGAAGCAAACATTGTTTTGAGAGAATCCAAGGTTCAGGAAGCAATCAGATGTTTCTTTAG AGCTGCATCTGGGCAAGAAGCTCCGAAGGCGCTGAAGAAGTTCTCTTCAGAAACAGGGTTTCAAATTTCCG GGGAGTGCAGGTCTATTTCTTTATGGAGGCTTCATTACTATGAGTGGGCAATGCAAATTTTTGAGCAAAACTCAATGAGGGAGGGAGCATGCCAGTTTGCTCTCGCTGCTCTTGAACAAGTTGATAGCATTGTTGATTTGGACAATGGAAGTGAAGTCGAGGATCTCCCAGAGACTACAGCGATGATTAAAGGACGGCTATGGGCCAATGTATTCAAGTACAGCTTAGATTTGAAAAACTTCCGTGATGCATATTGTGCTATAATCTCAAATCCAGATGATGATAGCAAGTATGTCTGCTTGAGGCGTTTCATCATAGTTCTTTGTGAGCTTGGCGAGACTAAG GTCATTTGCAATGGTGAGATACCGTTCACTGGTTTGGTGGAAAAGGTGGAGCAAGAGCTCTTCTGGAAG GCTGAGCGCTCAGATCTATCTTCTAAACCAAATCTATACAAAGTCCTTTATTCATTTGAAGCTTATAGGAACAATTGGAGGAAGGCAGCTGGATGCATGTACAGGTATTTTGTTAGATTGAGTAGAGAGGGGGAAGCAGGTGGAGGCCGCCAACTCACTCACGTATTACAAGAGAAGTTGCATGCTTTGTCTACTGCTATCAACTCGTTGCAGCTTGTTGAACCCTCATGTGCCTGGCTCGATTCGATTTGTGAAGCTGATGATCAAATTTCGCCAAGCAAAAAGCCTCGTAATCTTTTGATGGAGAACT CTGCTTTTGGCACAGATTCAGAACTCTCTACATTGCAGTTTTGTGTTGACATTGAAATTCTTGAAAAGGAGTACACACTAACAGAAGCACTTTATATGCTTAGTACTGTAAATTCTAAATCCAAATTTTCTG AAAGCTATTCTATCGAAGCCTTGACTGACATTCTTGTAAATGAGAATTTGTATGACCTGGCATTCACCATCGTGCTGAAATTTTGGAAGGAGTCAGGAATGAAAAG AGAATTGGAGCGTGTCTTTGCAGCTATTGCACAGCAATGCTGCCCAAACAGAGTAGGCAACTCAGG GAGAAATTTGACTGACACTCAACAGCTGCTACTTCTGCCTTCTTCCGAGGATGATGGATGGGATGGCAATAGCAAGACTATTGCTGTGGCCCATCAAGTGCAGGGAAGTTGCCAGTGGGAAACTCTTGAACTATATTTG GATAAATATAAAGATTTGCATCCGAGGCTGCCTGTCATTGTTGCTGAAACACTTCTTTACACTGATCCTGAGATTGAGCTACCTCTTTGGCTGATTCAGATGTTCAAG ACCACCAAGGGTGGAAATAGGATGATTTCATGGGGAATGTCTGGCAAAGAGGCAGATCCAGCTGCATTATTTCGACTATATACAAATTATGGCCGGCACACAGAAGCAGCCAGCTTGTTGGTGGAGTACCTGGATTCTTTTGCTTCATCG AGACCGATGGACGTGCTGCACCGCAAAAAGATGTCGGCCGCCTGGTTCCCGTACACCACTGTCGAGAGGTTTTGGTGTCAGCTTGAAGAGATGCAAAGTTTTGGCCACAGTGCTGATCAGTGTGATAGGCTCAAGAAGTTGCTACATGGAGCCCTGATGAACCACCTGCAGCAA GTGGTTGTCGATTCAGAAGATATACTCTCATCAGTTGGAGGAGGTCAAGGAGCGGAGAGCCAAAGCAGCTGA